Genomic window (Candidatus Reconcilbacillus cellulovorans):
CCGTTGACGACGGCGAACGCTTCGTCGCGCAGGACCACGCGCGACACCATGTCGCTCGGCGTCGACCGGCCGACGTGAATCGCCCGAGTGGTCAGGCTCATCCGCTGTGAACCCGTGCCGACGGAGATCGTTTTCGCGTCCGACGACGAACCATGTCCGCGCATGATGGTCGTCGTGTCGACGACGGCGTTGCCGTTGTTCAACTCGCCGAGCAGCCACTCGATGCGGGCGTCGCGGTCGAGCACGGCGCGGCGATAATTGAATCCAGTCGCCGCCGCTTCCAGATTGTGTACGGACGCCACGCGGACGTGCGCGCCGCGCGCGGCAACCACCTCGAAAGCGGCGTTGACCGTCAGCTCGGCGGACAAGCCGTCGGAAACAACGTTTTCAACATACGTGACAAAGCTGTCCTCACCGGCGACGATCAGGACGTGCGGTGCAAAAACGGCTTCCGCGTCGTCCGCCACGAACATCGCCTGGACCGGCACGTCGACGCGCACGCCGGCGGGCACGTACAGAAACGCCCCGCCGCTCCACAGCGCCGTATGCAGAGCGGCGATCCGATGCTCGTCCGGCGGATAGAGCGACGCCAGATACGGGCGTACCAGCGCTTCATGTTCACGCACGGCGTTTTCCAACGACGTGAAGATTACGCCCTGCTCCGCCCAGCGCGGGTCGAGGCGAAGATGGACGACGCCGGAATTGCGCTGGATGAGCAACCCCGCCGACTGCCCTTCTTCCGGCAAAAGCAGCCGGCACCGCTCGGGAAGGTCGGCAAGCGACGGCCAGGGCTGCGGCGTACGGTGCGAACCGTAACGGTCGAGCGTCCACCGCTCGACGGGAACTTTTTCGATCTTCGGCATCGCGGACGTCTCGGCCGCTTCGAGCCCCCGAAGCCGCAAGTCGACGAGCCAGGCAGGCTCGCCTCTGGCCTCGGCAGCGGCGCGAAGCTGTTCACGGGTAAGCGGCAACGCGATCGTCTGTGCGCTCATTCACATCCGACCCCTTCCTTAACCAAGCCGCGGCGCGCGCGTATTCATCGGGACAGCAAATTCGTCGTCCTTTTCGGCGCCGACCGTTTCGTCCTCGATGCCCAGTTCTTCCTTGATCCAATCGTAGCCTTCTGCTTCCAGCCGCTCGGCGAGTTCCGGACCTCCGGATTTGACGATGCGGCCCTGCATCATGACGTGCACGAAATCCGGCTTGATGTAATTGAGCAGACGCTGATAGTGCGTGATGATCAAAAAACCGCGCTCGGGCGCGCGCATCGAGTTGACGCCGGCGGCGACCACTTTCAGCGCGTCGATGTCGAGGCCGGAGTCGATCTCGTCCAAAATGGCGATCGACGGTTCGAGCATCATCAGCTGCAAAATTTCGTTGCGCTTCTTCTCGCCGCCCGAAAACCCTTCGTTCAGGTAGCGGTGCATGAACTCCGGATCGATGTTGAGCTCTTTCATCCGGGCTTCCATCTGGCGCACGAATTTGATCAGCGAAATCTCGTTGCCTTCCCCGCGACGGGCGTTGATCGCACTGCGCAGAAAATCGGCGTTGGTGATGCCCGGAACTTCGGCGGGATACTGCATGGCCAAAAACAGCCCAGCTCTCGCGCGTTCGTCGACTTCCATTTCCAGAACGTTTTCTCCGTTCAACGTAATCGATCCGGCGGTCACCTGGTAACGCGGATGACCCATGATGACGGCCGCGAGCGTGCTTTTGCCCGTTCCGTTCGGACCCATGACGGCGTGCACTTCGCCGCCGCGAACGGTCAGGTCCACGCCTTTCAGAATCTCTTTATTGTCGATCGAGGCGCGCAGGCCTTCGATAATAAGGCACGGTTGCGACATGTCGTTTCCCTCCGCTGCGATTTTCATTGATTTTCGATTCATTATATCGAATCGGCGCCGTTTCGGCAAAGGTCGGCAAGCAAGCGCGCCTTTGCCTCGAATTCGGCGTCCGGCAACGCCGGGGTGCTTCGGTCGAACGGAATCGGAACGTTCAGCCGGATCCACGACCGGCACCCCGCGTATTCCTCGCGAAACGGCACCTCGATCGGGGGATCCAGCCGGTACACCCGAAGCACGAGCGCGTGCAGCGGTTTGCCCGGCTTCCATTTCAGGCGGTTG
Coding sequences:
- a CDS encoding Fe-S cluster assembly protein SufD, which produces MSAQTIALPLTREQLRAAAEARGEPAWLVDLRLRGLEAAETSAMPKIEKVPVERWTLDRYGSHRTPQPWPSLADLPERCRLLLPEEGQSAGLLIQRNSGVVHLRLDPRWAEQGVIFTSLENAVREHEALVRPYLASLYPPDEHRIAALHTALWSGGAFLYVPAGVRVDVPVQAMFVADDAEAVFAPHVLIVAGEDSFVTYVENVVSDGLSAELTVNAAFEVVAARGAHVRVASVHNLEAAATGFNYRRAVLDRDARIEWLLGELNNGNAVVDTTTIMRGHGSSSDAKTISVGTGSQRMSLTTRAIHVGRSTPSDMVSRVVLRDEAFAVVNGVTKIEKGATGANGEQTEKVLMLSPKARGDANPILLIDEDDVRAEHAASVGPVNPEHVYYLMSRGITREEAEKLIISGFLAPIVEEVPLENVRKQLELLVERKLGR
- a CDS encoding Fe-S cluster assembly ATPase SufC, with translation MSQPCLIIEGLRASIDNKEILKGVDLTVRGGEVHAVMGPNGTGKSTLAAVIMGHPRYQVTAGSITLNGENVLEMEVDERARAGLFLAMQYPAEVPGITNADFLRSAINARRGEGNEISLIKFVRQMEARMKELNIDPEFMHRYLNEGFSGGEKKRNEILQLMMLEPSIAILDEIDSGLDIDALKVVAAGVNSMRAPERGFLIITHYQRLLNYIKPDFVHVMMQGRIVKSGGPELAERLEAEGYDWIKEELGIEDETVGAEKDDEFAVPMNTRAPRLG